The stretch of DNA GCGTCGTGACGATCGAGATGTCCGGCACGAAGGAGGTCGTCGCGTGCCGCATCTCTCCGGACGCCGTGGACCCTTCCGACGTGGAGATGCTGCAGGACCTGATCGTCGCCGCCGCCCGCGACGCCGGGCGCAAGGTGGACGAGGAAGTGCAGAAGAAGACGTCGAAGATGCTGGGAGGAATGGTTCCTGGGTTCTGACGCGAACCTCGGCGCCGGGTTGAAGCGGCGGAGCCGCTTAACCCGGCGCATGCCGAGCCGCCTGAGCCGGCGTGGGCCGAAGAAGACTTCCTGATGGCGTTGCTTCCCAAGAGCTTCGAACGACTCGCCGCCGCCTTCGAGCGCCTTCCCGGCATCGGCGCGAAGGGAGCCGCCCGGATCGCGTATCACCTGCTCCGCGCGCCGAAGGAGGAAGCGGCGGCGCTCGCCGAAGCCGTCGTCTCCGCGCGCGAGCTCGTGCGGCGCTGCTCGACCTGCAACATGCTCACCGAAGAGGATCCGTGCGTGGTCTGCTCCGATCCGGCGCGCGACGGCTCGATCCTCTGCGTCGTCGAGGACGCGGCCGACGTTCCCGTGATCGAGCGCACCCGGGAGTTCCGCGGCCGGTATCACGTGCTCGGCGGGGCGCTCTCTCCGCTTCGGGGCGTGGGGCCCGAGGACATCGACATCCGGGGACTCCTCGAACGCGTGGACGGCGGCGTGCGG from Thermoanaerobaculia bacterium encodes:
- a CDS encoding YbaB/EbfC family nucleoid-associated protein, whose protein sequence is MNIRQMMKQAQAMQDKVQAELAAMKVEGTAGGGVVTIEMSGTKEVVACRISPDAVDPSDVEMLQDLIVAAARDAGRKVDEEVQKKTSKMLGGMVPGF
- the recR gene encoding recombination mediator RecR; its protein translation is MALLPKSFERLAAAFERLPGIGAKGAARIAYHLLRAPKEEAAALAEAVVSARELVRRCSTCNMLTEEDPCVVCSDPARDGSILCVVEDAADVPVIERTREFRGRYHVLGGALSPLRGVGPEDIDIRGLLERVDGGVREVVVATDPNVEGEATALYLARLLKPHDVAVTRIAFGLPVGGDLEYADEVTMARSLMNRREI